The following coding sequences lie in one Arachis hypogaea cultivar Tifrunner chromosome 9, arahy.Tifrunner.gnm2.J5K5, whole genome shotgun sequence genomic window:
- the LOC112710071 gene encoding uncharacterized protein, which produces MSHFGIIKRVLGIGFQCSHDVGELKVISVSQTRGSAQKKGLLCGHVERPVLRVSETKENSGRQFWGYVYYEVKDECQFFRWADPEAESEDPHVARLKRKVVVLKADVKASEWKLKVAAVLGMVGWVGCLFCWLQVSLNHKQSLPCLLPLKMG; this is translated from the exons AATCATAAAGCGTGTGCTAGGGATAGGGTTCCAGTGCAGCCATGACGTTGGAGAGCTCAAAGTCATCTCGGTCTCTCAGACTAGGGGGTCTGCGCAGAAGAAGGGGCTTCTTTGTGGACATGTAGAGAGACCAGTGTTGCGAGTTTCGGAAACCAAAGAAAATTCAGGTCGCCAATTTTGGGGCTACGTCTACTATGAG GTTAAAGATGAATGTCAATTTTTTCGTTGGGCAGACCCAGAAGCTGAAAGCGAAGATCCGCATGTTGCAAGGTTGAAGAGGAAAGTTGTAGTCCTGAAGGCAGACGTGAAGGCATCTGAGTGGAAGTTGAAGGTTGCTGCAGTGTTGGGCATGGTTGGGTGGGTTGGTTGTTTATTTTGCTGGCTGCAGGTTTCGTTGAATCACAAGCAGAGTTTACCATGTTTGCTGCCTCTGAAAATGGGTTGA